A genomic region of Sideroxydans sp. CL21 contains the following coding sequences:
- a CDS encoding thermonuclease family protein, whose translation MKALIALCCCLALGAQAETFSARVIVVMDGDTVMVLREGGGEAAGSPPASPLRGLRDGQKIRIRLADIDAPEKDQPFGKQSRDSLLEMVGKKQVQIDSRAVDQYGRTVGFISVEGRNVNQEQVRRGMAWEYSHYHTDKTYIGLQSEAQHERRGLWSRNSPQPPWQWRKQHPSVRPVLPARQGSIFHQATPVMLYDLECGKKRRCSQMSSCDEANFYFTRCGVKTLDGNHNGIPCESLCAESR comes from the coding sequence ATGAAAGCGCTCATCGCGCTGTGTTGCTGCCTTGCGCTGGGCGCACAGGCAGAGACTTTCAGCGCCAGGGTGATCGTCGTGATGGATGGCGATACTGTGATGGTCCTGCGGGAGGGTGGCGGCGAAGCTGCCGGGTCCCCACCGGCGTCCCCCTTGCGGGGGTTGCGCGACGGCCAAAAAATCAGGATACGCCTGGCCGATATCGATGCACCGGAAAAAGACCAGCCTTTCGGCAAGCAATCGCGCGATTCTCTGCTGGAAATGGTGGGGAAGAAACAGGTGCAGATCGACAGCCGGGCCGTCGATCAATACGGGCGCACTGTCGGTTTCATCTCGGTGGAAGGACGCAACGTCAACCAGGAGCAGGTGCGACGCGGCATGGCGTGGGAGTATTCGCACTATCACACCGATAAAACCTACATCGGCTTGCAGAGCGAGGCTCAACATGAGCGGCGCGGGCTCTGGTCGCGGAACAGCCCGCAGCCGCCCTGGCAGTGGCGCAAGCAGCACCCCTCTGTCAGACCTGTCCTGCCAGCCCGGCAGGGCAGCATCTTCCATCAGGCGACTCCCGTGATGTTGTACGACCTGGAATGCGGCAAGAAGCGGCGCTGTTCGCAAATGAGCTCATGCGACGAGGCGAACTTCTACTTCACGCGTTGCGGTGTGAAGACACTGGACGGAAATCACAACGGCATCCCTTGCGAGAGTCTGTGTGCGGAAAGCAGATAG
- a CDS encoding phosphatidylglycerophosphatase A, which translates to MTTSHDQLKFQPDWRFLFSHPAHFLSFGFGAGLSPRAPGTAGTLIAFPMYWYLAPRLTDALFILVLIWAFAFGVWVCDKTGKALGVSDYGGIVWDEIVAFVLVLFFTPEGLAWQLLAFLLFRFFDIVKPQPIRHFDQTWHGGLGVMFDDILAAGYTLLCLAAIKSFI; encoded by the coding sequence ATGACCACTTCGCATGACCAACTGAAATTCCAGCCGGACTGGCGCTTCCTGTTCAGCCATCCGGCGCATTTTCTTTCCTTCGGTTTCGGCGCGGGTCTTTCTCCGCGCGCGCCCGGCACGGCAGGCACGCTGATCGCCTTCCCCATGTATTGGTATCTTGCGCCGCGCCTGACCGACGCGTTGTTCATACTGGTGCTGATCTGGGCTTTCGCCTTCGGTGTGTGGGTGTGCGACAAGACGGGCAAGGCGCTGGGCGTGTCAGACTACGGCGGCATCGTGTGGGATGAGATCGTCGCGTTCGTGCTGGTACTCTTCTTTACGCCGGAGGGCTTGGCCTGGCAGTTGCTCGCGTTCCTGTTGTTCCGGTTCTTCGATATCGTCAAACCGCAGCCCATCCGTCATTTTGACCAGACCTGGCACGGCGGCCTGGGCGTGATGTTCGACGACATCCTTGCGGCGGGATACACCCTGCTGTGTCTGGCGGCGATCAAGAGTTTTATATGA
- the thiL gene encoding thiamine-phosphate kinase, which produces MSEFDLIQRYFTRPAPNAILGVGDDAALLRVAEGMELAVSTDMLVSGTHFFPDADPFLLGHKTLAVNLSDLAAMGAVPRWATLALALPGADENWLRRLSEGFFALADEYGVELVGGDTTRGPLNLSVTIMGEVPRGRALRRSGANAGDDIWVSGTLGKAALGLAHLQGRFALPENARLSCLAALHQPRPRVALGLALRDIANSAIDISDGLLADLGHILECSQVGAEIAFAAIPAVETHGIDDALLRHCVLSGGDDYELCFTASAAKRSEIDAVAAKLQLPLTRIGSISAAQGCTVRAADGSVMKIKESGYDHFA; this is translated from the coding sequence TTGTCGGAATTCGATCTCATCCAGCGCTATTTCACCCGTCCCGCGCCGAATGCGATCCTCGGCGTGGGCGACGATGCCGCACTGCTCCGCGTCGCGGAGGGCATGGAGCTGGCAGTCTCCACCGACATGCTGGTCAGCGGCACGCACTTTTTCCCCGATGCCGATCCATTCCTGTTGGGCCACAAGACGCTCGCGGTTAATCTCTCCGATCTGGCGGCTATGGGCGCAGTCCCGCGCTGGGCGACGCTGGCCCTGGCTTTACCGGGTGCCGACGAGAACTGGCTGCGGCGGCTCAGCGAGGGCTTCTTCGCCTTGGCCGATGAGTATGGCGTGGAACTCGTTGGCGGCGACACCACACGCGGCCCCCTGAACCTGAGCGTGACCATCATGGGCGAGGTGCCGCGGGGTCGGGCATTGCGCCGCAGCGGCGCCAACGCCGGTGATGACATCTGGGTGTCCGGAACATTGGGCAAGGCTGCATTGGGGCTGGCACACCTGCAGGGCCGGTTTGCACTGCCTGAAAATGCCCGTCTTTCCTGCCTTGCAGCCTTGCATCAACCCCGGCCACGTGTCGCGCTGGGGTTGGCCTTGCGCGATATCGCCAACAGTGCCATCGATATTTCCGACGGCTTGCTTGCCGATCTCGGGCATATTCTGGAATGCTCGCAGGTCGGTGCGGAGATCGCGTTCGCTGCCATTCCGGCAGTTGAAACGCACGGCATTGATGATGCGCTGTTGCGGCATTGCGTCCTGTCCGGCGGCGATGATTACGAATTGTGTTTTACCGCATCCGCCGCGAAGCGCAGCGAGATTGATGCGGTTGCGGCAAAACTGCAACTGCCGCTCACGCGCATCGGCAGTATCAGTGCGGCACAAGGTTGCACAGTGCGCGCAGCGGACGGCAGCGTGATGAAAATAAAGGAAAGCGGCTATGACCACTTCGCATGA
- the nusB gene encoding transcription antitermination factor NusB, with amino-acid sequence MSDAKQHNPAKSLRHRARELAMQGVYEWRLSGKNPALIEKGTLAEKSLGRYDMEFFGQLLKGAVAESEALSAQIAPHLDRAVNELSPVEFSVLLLGAYELTHHPEVPYRVVINEAVELAKTFGGSDGHKFVNGVLDKLAAQVRATEVAAK; translated from the coding sequence ATGAGCGACGCCAAACAGCACAATCCCGCCAAGAGCCTGCGCCATCGTGCGCGCGAACTGGCGATGCAGGGAGTCTACGAATGGCGGCTTTCCGGCAAAAATCCGGCACTGATCGAGAAAGGCACGCTGGCCGAAAAGAGTCTGGGACGTTATGACATGGAATTCTTCGGGCAATTGCTGAAAGGCGCGGTCGCCGAGAGCGAGGCATTGTCCGCACAGATCGCCCCGCATCTGGATCGTGCCGTGAATGAATTGAGCCCGGTCGAATTCTCGGTGTTGCTGCTGGGAGCGTACGAATTGACTCACCATCCCGAAGTGCCCTATCGCGTCGTCATCAACGAGGCGGTGGAACTGGCCAAGACTTTCGGCGGCAGCGACGGACATAAATTCGTCAACGGCGTGCTGGACAAGCTGGCGGCACAAGTGCGCGCGACCGAGGTCGCCGCGAAATAA
- the ribH gene encoding 6,7-dimethyl-8-ribityllumazine synthase — protein MKEIEQNLNGKGLRIGIVQSRFNEVVCEGLLAACRQQLVLSGVSENDITLATVPGALEIPLVLQAMAQSKKFDALVALGAVIRGDTYHFEVVSNESARGVGEVQLHSGVPVANAILTTDTDEQAEVRVNVKGAEAALVAIEMVHLLKALA, from the coding sequence ATGAAAGAGATCGAACAGAACCTGAACGGCAAGGGCCTGCGCATCGGCATCGTGCAGAGCCGTTTCAACGAAGTCGTGTGCGAAGGGTTGCTGGCTGCATGTCGCCAGCAACTGGTACTCAGCGGCGTCAGCGAGAACGACATTACACTGGCCACCGTGCCGGGCGCACTGGAGATACCGCTGGTGCTGCAAGCCATGGCACAGAGCAAGAAATTCGACGCGCTGGTTGCGCTGGGTGCGGTGATACGCGGCGACACATATCATTTCGAGGTCGTTTCCAACGAATCGGCGCGGGGCGTGGGTGAAGTGCAACTGCACAGCGGTGTGCCGGTCGCCAACGCCATCCTGACCACCGATACAGACGAACAGGCTGAAGTGCGCGTCAACGTGAAGGGTGCGGAAGCGGCGCTGGTTGCCATCGAGATGGTGCACCTGCTGAAAGCGCTCGCATGA
- the ribBA gene encoding bifunctional 3,4-dihydroxy-2-butanone-4-phosphate synthase/GTP cyclohydrolase II: protein MTDIAPITEIIDEIRAGRMVVLVDEEDRENEGDLLFAAEFVTPEAINFMIRHARGLVCLTLTEERCRQLGISHMARENKSPLGTNFTVSIEAAEGVTTGISASDRATTIRAAVKRDAKPADIVQPGHIFPIMARPGGVLVRAGHTEAGCDLAQMAGVMPAAVICEIIKEDGEMARLPDLIPFAKEHGLKIGTIADLIEYRIHNETLVERVARRTVQTAYGEFELVTYTDKTTQRTHLALVKGNIQPQIETVVRVHEPLSALDFMEQVSLPNTTSVHDALKKISESEAGVLVMMHHTETSASLLARAAAKPEPDHARWDPRSYGIGAQILRDLNVGKMCLIATPRKLPSMTGFGLEVVRYCQCKETK, encoded by the coding sequence ATGACTGACATCGCACCGATAACCGAAATAATCGACGAGATACGCGCCGGACGTATGGTCGTCCTGGTGGACGAGGAAGACCGTGAGAACGAGGGCGACCTTCTGTTCGCCGCCGAATTCGTCACGCCCGAAGCCATCAACTTCATGATCCGCCATGCGCGCGGCCTGGTCTGCCTGACGCTGACCGAGGAGCGCTGCCGCCAGCTCGGCATTTCGCACATGGCGCGCGAGAACAAGAGCCCGCTGGGCACCAATTTCACCGTTTCAATCGAGGCGGCGGAAGGCGTGACCACCGGCATCTCCGCGTCCGACCGCGCCACGACCATCAGGGCCGCGGTGAAGAGGGACGCCAAGCCGGCCGACATCGTTCAGCCCGGCCATATCTTTCCCATCATGGCGCGACCGGGCGGTGTGCTGGTGCGTGCAGGACATACCGAAGCGGGTTGCGACCTGGCGCAAATGGCCGGCGTGATGCCGGCAGCGGTGATCTGCGAAATCATCAAGGAAGACGGCGAGATGGCCCGCCTGCCGGATCTGATCCCGTTCGCCAAGGAGCACGGCCTGAAGATAGGCACCATCGCGGATCTGATCGAGTATCGCATCCACAACGAGACGCTGGTCGAGCGCGTCGCACGACGCACGGTGCAAACCGCCTACGGCGAATTCGAACTGGTGACCTACACCGACAAGACCACCCAGCGTACCCATCTGGCGCTGGTGAAGGGCAACATCCAGCCGCAGATCGAGACGGTGGTGCGCGTGCATGAACCCTTGTCCGCGCTGGATTTCATGGAACAGGTCAGCCTGCCGAACACGACCAGCGTGCATGATGCGCTGAAGAAGATCAGCGAATCCGAGGCGGGCGTACTGGTGATGATGCATCATACCGAGACATCGGCGAGCCTCCTGGCCCGGGCCGCAGCCAAACCGGAACCCGATCACGCGCGGTGGGATCCGCGCAGTTATGGCATCGGCGCGCAGATATTGCGCGATCTCAACGTCGGCAAGATGTGCCTGATCGCCACCCCGCGCAAATTGCCCAGCATGACCGGCTTCGGGCTGGAAGTGGTGCGTTACTGTCAATGCAAGGAAACAAAATGA
- a CDS encoding isoprenylcysteine carboxylmethyltransferase family protein, which translates to MLEGIVFTLATMALAYVSRASLRVPRSHGFYRFFAWELMLLLIVMNIDGWYVVPVSFDQTISGILMAISLIVIILGYGILRLLGERDDSRNDGALMVFEKTSVLVTHGIYRYIRHPMYSSLIFLDWGLFFKRMSWLSGGIALFACLFLVITSLVEETENIRYFGAQYREYMKRTKRFIPFMA; encoded by the coding sequence TTGCTGGAAGGTATCGTGTTTACGCTCGCCACCATGGCATTGGCTTACGTTTCGAGAGCCTCGCTGCGCGTCCCCAGGTCGCACGGTTTCTATCGGTTTTTCGCGTGGGAGCTGATGCTGCTTCTGATCGTAATGAACATCGACGGCTGGTATGTCGTGCCAGTTTCGTTCGACCAGACGATCAGCGGAATATTGATGGCCATTTCGCTGATCGTGATCATTCTGGGCTACGGGATATTGCGCCTGCTGGGTGAGAGGGACGACAGTCGCAATGACGGGGCGCTGATGGTGTTCGAGAAAACTTCCGTACTCGTCACCCACGGAATATATCGTTATATCCGCCACCCGATGTACAGCTCGCTGATCTTTCTGGACTGGGGCTTGTTTTTCAAACGCATGTCCTGGCTGAGCGGCGGTATTGCGCTGTTCGCCTGTCTCTTCCTCGTGATTACCTCGCTAGTGGAAGAGACCGAGAACATCCGCTATTTTGGCGCGCAATACCGGGAATACATGAAACGCACCAAGCGCTTCATTCCGTTCATGGCATGA
- a CDS encoding riboflavin synthase, producing the protein MFSGIVADVGLIKLAQDRDGGLRLTVATEVLGMDDVQLGDSIAVNGVCLTVVKIAGSDFTVDVSRETLNCTTGLEMQGGHVNLEKALRLSDRLGGHLVSGHVDGVGTVIAFNDIGESWRLIVRAPQQLAKYIAVKGSITINGVSLTVNQVSGAEFEVNLIPHTLDVTTLNELTVGAKVNLEIDLIARYVERMMTADAG; encoded by the coding sequence ATGTTCAGCGGAATCGTGGCCGACGTCGGTCTCATCAAATTGGCGCAGGACCGGGATGGCGGTTTGCGCCTGACAGTGGCGACTGAAGTGCTCGGCATGGACGACGTACAGCTCGGTGACAGCATCGCCGTGAACGGTGTCTGCCTCACCGTGGTGAAGATAGCCGGAAGCGACTTTACGGTGGACGTCTCGCGCGAAACCTTGAATTGCACTACCGGACTGGAAATGCAGGGCGGCCATGTCAATCTGGAAAAGGCTTTGCGCTTGTCCGACCGCCTGGGCGGGCATCTGGTCAGCGGTCATGTGGACGGTGTGGGTACGGTGATCGCGTTCAACGATATCGGTGAAAGCTGGAGACTGATCGTGCGTGCACCGCAACAATTGGCAAAGTATATTGCAGTGAAAGGATCAATCACCATCAACGGTGTCAGTCTGACGGTCAACCAAGTGTCGGGGGCGGAATTCGAGGTGAATCTCATTCCGCATACGCTGGATGTGACGACATTGAACGAGCTGACGGTCGGAGCGAAAGTCAATCTGGAGATCGACCTGATCGCGCGCTACGTCGAACGCATGATGACCGCGGACGCCGGGTGA